In the genome of Terriglobales bacterium, the window GCAAACTCCCCTTCGAAGGAGGAATCTGCTCCGCTAGGCGTCAGCTTTGTCAATGTCGCGCGCTCGGCCGGACTGAATGCCAAAACGATCTACGGCGGCGTCAAGAAAAACAAGTACCTGTTGGAGACGACTGGCTGCGGCGTTGCCTTTTACGACTACGACAACGACGGCTGGCTCGATATCTTCCTGGTCAACGGATGGCGCCTCGAAGGATTCCCGAAAGGGGAGGAGCCGACGTGCCATCTGTTCAAGAACAATCGTGATGGCACCTTTACCGATGTCACAGCCAAGGCAGGTTTGGCTCGATCTGGCTGGGGACAGGGCGTCTGCATCGGCGACTACGACAATGACGGCTACGAAGACCTCTTCATCAGCTACTACGGCCAGAATGCGCTCTATCACAACAACGGGAACGGCACATTCACCGATGTGACCGCAAAGGCAGGACTAACGCAGAAGGCGACGCGCTGGAATACCGGCTGCGCATTCGTCGATTACGATCGCGACGGCCATCTGGATCTGTTCGTAGCCAACTACATCGATCTCGACTTGAAGACGGCTCCAGTTCCCGAATCGGGACCTTGCCTGTACAAAGGCATCATGGTCGCCTGCGGTCCTCCCGGCCTGAATGGGGGCAAGGACATCCTCTATCACAATAACGGCGACGGCACCTTCACCGATGTCTCCGAGCAGGCGGGAGTCACGAAAACCGCGAGCACCTACGGCCTCGGAGTGCTCACCGCCGACTTCGACGAAGACGGCTGGCCCGATATCTACGTCGCAGATGATTCCACGGCCAGCGCGCTGTTCCACAATTTGAAGAACGGCAGATTTGAAGACATCGCCATTGCCGCAGGCGCGGCCCTAAGTCCAGACGGCAAGCCCCAGGCCGGGATGGGCGTTGCCGCAGGCGACTACGACCACGATGGACATCTCGACATCGTAAAAACCAACTTTGCCGGCGACACGCACTCGCTGTATCGCAATCTCGGCAACGACAACTTCGATGACATGACGTTCCAGTCCGGACTCGGCCTGAATACGCGCTATCTTGGCTGGGGCTGTGGCTTCTTCGACATGGACAACGACGGTTGGCTCGACATCCTCATCTGCAACGGCCACGTCTATCCCGAAGTGGAACAGTTGCGCACCGAAGCTGCTTACGCACAAAAAAAGTTTCTTTATCGCAACCTGCACAACGGCCGCTTCGAAGATGTTTCCGCAGAAGGCGGTCCAGGCATCAACACGCCCGCTCCTGGACGCGGCTGCGCGTTTGGCGATTTCGATAATGACGGCGACATTGATGTTGT includes:
- a CDS encoding CRTAC1 family protein, which gives rise to MQTANSPSKEESAPLGVSFVNVARSAGLNAKTIYGGVKKNKYLLETTGCGVAFYDYDNDGWLDIFLVNGWRLEGFPKGEEPTCHLFKNNRDGTFTDVTAKAGLARSGWGQGVCIGDYDNDGYEDLFISYYGQNALYHNNGNGTFTDVTAKAGLTQKATRWNTGCAFVDYDRDGHLDLFVANYIDLDLKTAPVPESGPCLYKGIMVACGPPGLNGGKDILYHNNGDGTFTDVSEQAGVTKTASTYGLGVLTADFDEDGWPDIYVADDSTASALFHNLKNGRFEDIAIAAGAALSPDGKPQAGMGVAAGDYDHDGHLDIVKTNFAGDTHSLYRNLGNDNFDDMTFQSGLGLNTRYLGWGCGFFDMDNDGWLDILICNGHVYPEVEQLRTEAAYAQKKFLYRNLHNGRFEDVSAEGGPGINTPAPGRGCAFGDFDNDGDIDVVVNCVNDIPQLLRCDSTTGNHWIKVRTIGTKSNRSGIGARIKCVARIPGVEKPLEQVDEVRSGGSYFSQNDLRIHFGLNKATKVDLIEIRWPSGHVDQLKELEVDRVIYVKEAGGIVKTDVFRKP